From Penicillium psychrofluorescens genome assembly, chromosome: 6, one genomic window encodes:
- a CDS encoding uncharacterized protein (ID:PFLUO_009024-T1.cds;~source:funannotate), whose protein sequence is MNINSLRSSKSSYGDPRYLSTVTASDGQPPPLAKALVDGYRDALSPQNGDRSRYNPLNSVHPRSSALLNANDPITMYLLTETAMGDSMSYEVLSYEEAEDLKKENKLLSNRIEGTKRKLALEIKLRDAAQSLGRLYNPESPRTSEENGANGHRRSRSFFGRNGATGASSKSDSELAVAQRKCEELAQELWKLERRAQQIHQRLLEHTAGVLQMTHKGLKKPPKDRTSESVYDGHEFDDRSLYRTPEHLDGMGWYGKDANGSAPMSMAAMQSTERRLEELSERMRNMVLRSNPDGDFDSPPQLSGDGGPVNPMATVEAHLIYIENGLDALSSGAGVAAPAPETEGSWRHQIAEVNKQLQVIVDRFGLTRSPTLPPPPEASEGDGLQELLSYLQAGVDGLESRVNGLLEQKGILTTQIQQQRELNSKSDAERDAHINDLNEQLTQVQRDLETSRAEMELIRADGAPEDKAAAAEELREARERAEQEIGELETAMQQLRAESDERVKEALDQRAQLEEELQQANEARASAEEEANRVQGDTTDLESELARVTTELTMVKAELDGAYGSRAERATEAAVDSEIQNQIDALSTRNIELTEELATLKGQQGGGDLQQRANTLEKELRETLDDYEAMTKASIEFEKERERFEGVIDNLRERTELLEMQLNEERINHMNLSSPGSMGREGTSETTSTMVLKNEFKKMMRDTRNENMKILKAEQEERRRIEGLLRSLRKEHAQATGKPMPSPGTPL, encoded by the exons ATGAATATCAATAGCCTTCGATCCAGCAAGTCCTCCTACGGGGACCCGCGATACCTCTCGACCGTAACCGCCTCCGACGGCCAGCCACCACCGCTCGCGAAAGCCCTGGTCGACGGCTATCGCGATGCCCTCAGCCCGCAAAACGGAGACCGCTCGCGGTACAACCCG CTGAATTCGGTCCATCCGCGCAGCTCCGCCCTCCTGAACGCTAACGACCCGATCACCATGTATTTACTCACCGAGACGGCCATGGGGGACAGCATGAGCTACGAGGTTCTGTCCTatgaggaagcggaagacctcaaaaaggaaaacaagCTACTGTCCAACCGCATCGAAGGCACGAAGCGGAAGTTGGCCCTGGAGATCAAGCTTCGCGATGCAGCCCAATCTCTTGGCCGACTCTACAACCCCGAAAGCCCGCGGACCAGCGAGGAGAATGGTGCCAACGGCCACCGGAGAAGCCGAAGTTTTTTTGGACGCAATGGGGCGACCGGTGCGTCGAGCAAAAGCGACTCGGAACTAGCGGTCGCCCAGCGCAAGTGTGAAGAGTTAGCGCAAGAACTGTGGAAATTGGAACGGAGGGCTCAGCAGATTCATCAGCGGCTGTTGGAGCATACGGCGGGTGTCTTGCAGATGACCCATAAGGGGTTGAAGAAGCCTCCAAAGGACCGAACCTCGGAGAGCGTTTACGACGGCCATGAATTCGACGATCGTAGTCTGTACCGAACACCGGAGCACCTGGATGGGATGGGCTGGTATGGGAAAGATGCCAACGGCTCGGCGCCAATGAGCATGGCTGCCATGCAGAGCACGGAGAGGAGGTTGGAGGAGCTCAGTGAGCGTATGCGCAATATGGTTTTACGATCCAACCCCGATGGAGACTTTGATTCGCCTCCACAACTATCGGGTGATGGTGGTCCAGTGAATCCGATGGCAACGGTTGAGGCACACTTGATCTACATCGAAAATGGTCTTGACGCCCTCAGCTCGGGGGCCGGCGtggctgctccagctccggagACCGAGGGTTCGTGGAGACACCAAATTGCGGAGGTCAACAAACAGTTACAGGTCATTGTTGACCGGTTTGGCTTGACGCGCTCTCCAAcacttcctccgccgccggaggCATCCGAGGGGGATGGGCTACAGGAGCTCCTGTCGTACCTACAGGCTGGCGTGGATGGCCTGGAGAGCCGCGTGAACGGGCTTCTCGAGCAAAAGGGTATTCTGACCACTCAGATTCAGCAACAGCGCGAACTCAACTCCAAGTCGGATGCGGAACGAGATGCCCATATCAACGACCTCAACGAGCAGCTCACGCAGGTACAGAGGGATCTGGAGACCTCCCGAGCTGAGATGGAATTAATACGCGCAGACGGAGCACCTGAAGACAAAGCTGCGGCTGCCGAAGAGCTTCGAGAAGCTCGTGAACGCGCCGAGCAAGAGATCGGAGAGCTGGAGACTGCCATGCAGCAGCTCCGCGCCGAATCCGATGAGCGCGTCAAGGAAGCGCTAGACCAGCGAGCgcaactcgaagaagaacTACAGCAAGCCAACGAGGCTCGCGCTAGtgccgaggaagaggccaaTCGCGTACAGGGCGATACGACTGATCTCGAAAGCGAGCTCGCGCGGGTGACTACCGAACTGACAATGGTCaaggccgagctggatggtGCCTATGGTTCGCGTGCGGAACGGGCCACCGAGGCCGCCGTCGACTCCGAAATCCAGAACCAGATCGATGCTCTGAGCACCCGGAATATTGAGCTcaccgaggagcttgccACACTCAAGGGCCAGcaaggcggcggcgatctcCAGCAGCGGGCAAATAccctggagaaggagctACGGGAGACCTTGGATGACTACGAGGCGATGACCAAAGCCAGCATCGAGTTCGAGAAAGAGCGCGAGCGGTTTGAGGGCGTTATCGACAATCTGCGCGAGCGAACCGAGTTACTGGAGATGCAGCTCAACGAAGAACGCATCAACCATATGAACCTGAGCAGCCCCGGATCCATGGGCCGCGAGGGCACTTCGGAGACAACCTCGACCATGGTGCTGAAGAACGAGTTCAAGAAGATGATGCGTGACACACGCAACGAGAATATGAAGATCTTAAAG GCGGAGCAAGAAGAGCGCCGGAGAATCGAAGGACTGCTGCGGTCGCTGCGCAAAGAACACGCGCAAGCGACAGGCAAGCCGATGCCCAGTCCTGGCACCCCCTTATGA